GTaccaatttttattgtttaattttatttttcaatacttaaaacatgtagatatttattaGGTTGTGTATATAttgtatactaaaaatataatttctacaGGCAGGAACTTCAACTAAACCTAAAAGcaccagaaaaaaaatctcattgcGAAATTTGACAATAAAGAATTCCATTGTCACCTTAAACTTAATGTTTTCCGGGCATCAATCTTTAATTTTTCAATAGCAGTCTTTAGAAAACCGCGCGATTTGACACGTCACAGATAACTTATACAAATACTTGTGGGCGAAATACGTTCCCACCAAACCAAAATGTCACTTGATTCAAaagattttcgaaaaaaaaaccctaCACCTTTTTGCACAAACTACCTGTTATTGAAAGAAATAGTTGATTCATCTATAGAAATACATCGTTTAGAATCTGTAAGACACATTCTCATACGTTTATTACTACCTGCGGGTCCCACCGCGCCTGCGCGAATCGGCCATTGTCACATAACCTTACTAAGTAAACTCAATAATGCAACGCAATGTTGTTTATtgtgaaaatacatttaaataaggaCAGTTGTCAAATAAACAAGTGCAAATActcacttatttaaataaatataaagttctTTGTGTTGTTCTGTgataaaaataacgttaatatgaaaaatgtgtaagataacattttcataaataaaataaaaggaattgtttctatttttaatgttaatgcaaaagtgttttgttattcaGCCAGTTTGTGTAATTAATcgatataaatattgttgtgagTAAAAGGTCATTGTGCTTTACGCTCGGCTGGCTTGGGGTGTAAATATCGATTTTCTGGAATTGGCGCGAGATTTAAAAGTTCCTTTACagtgcaataaatatatttttaaaattatatctgtGCGTGCATACTgcatagttattaaaaaaataaaatagtgttgtgCTACGACCTAAAACAATCgatcgttttttgtttaaaaaatattttctcgtttAATAAATTCAAGTGTTAGTTAGAGttagttttataaaagtgtTGGTTATTATAAAATGGTTGTGTATCATATCTCAATCTGAGGACTAGTGATGCAAGCGTGCGGTGTTATGCAAGTGGTTCAGTACCAAGTGTCGACCCCGAGGACTGCTATAGCCGCTGATGTGGCGCAGCACTATGTGCCCCCACCGCCTTACTttggtaatttttaaatttatttacgtttatttCTATGACgcacaatttaatatttaagtatttttttttaattggtattttttaaatagagattatctattaaattgtttttattttttgctctaTTCAGTAGAATTTGTTAGGCGAAGTATTTTTGCATTACAAACACATTTTAGATACACATTTTTGTGCTGCTTAATTTTTGATCTATCATTCAATACGGAAAGTTTTTATGTGTAGTATTTGTACGGTACGTCAATTAACTATTGAATAGACATAAACTCagaataaacataaaagctAAAGATATATGCTTCCAATAAAACGATTAAGAGAAATTCGCAATGCAAATggtttaatatttaactgtttgttATAACAGTAACTTTCTATATACacgtcaaataaacaaactactggtaggtacagtcagaatcaaaatagataaacaaaaatagtttaaacagtttttatgcGATtgcgaaaataatttaaacgaaaaatatgaCGTTTAGAAAATCTTAataagtatgtaaataaattaataatttaatttttttacttgcATATTTCgttttacgaattttaaatcttatttagtAACAATACTTTTGAAGCCGACTACACCACATTTTTATGAATGGCAAATAAAATACCATTTACACGCATTGGACTGTACCTACATCTCGTTACCAAAATAGTGATGCtatagacatttattttttacgagtAAAAGAGAAATGTTATGGCTGTTAACTTAAAAGAGGTTTGATCACGAcccacaataaaaaaactacgtGAATCGTGGTTGCGTTGTGAACAGAATTGTGTAATATCGACACGGCATGTTAAAGATTTTAGTAAATGGATGTAGGGATGGTGTagcgaagtttttttttctgtgagGTTGGAATTTGGGCGTTTTGATTTAAAATGGAGTTTGAAAAATTGGTGTTGATTTCGTTAGttaccttaataaattaaattttgtcccggtcaaatgcgagtcggaTTAAGGGTTCCGataaaagagaaacaaattttctaaaaaatggGCCCCTATTAAATTTTTTACTGCACCGACCGCTGCTTAACCTCGACTTTGAATTTTAGTTGTTTGTAGCGGCAACAGGAATTTGTTATCTTTAACGTTTTCAACTGTCTATctatcgcggttcatgagatacaggctgGTTGCAAATAGATGGACAAGGACAGACAGCACAGCCTAAATAGATTCTGTATCTAAAAATGAACGATTACTTTCTGTATTTGCGCCGGTGGTATAACGTCGCGTAATACGGATATCGGTTCAAGTTGTAACGTTGTCTGCTTGGAGTCAGCTCACGATTGGGGACTGCTACTGTGCCTGAAACTAATCGGACAATCCCGACGAATtgatcagaaaaaaatactacaacaaGGCTGTAAGCGGCATCTGCCACTTCACTTACAGCCTTGGAAGCCAGCCTTGACGTATATTTCTAAAGTTTTGCATTATTAagaattgataaataatatactatggTATAAATGGAATTCTCATTTACCAATAACATTAGTTGACCCTACATACTAAGTGATGTAACATGAGAACACTTTTAAGAGACTTATGATTGAGCAGTCAATCTGGGTCCTAATTCCTATATTTGCAAttgccgatgaataaatggacTTTGATTCAAATTACACTATTTGTACTCTCCTAAGCAATTTGACTTCTAGTCTCGTggtaagtggccctgactgctataccagaggacgtggcttcgattcccacccagaacaaatgtttgcgttatgagcacgataatttgttttgagtttgggtgtaattatgtatgtatttagaaatattgaagtatatttattagttatttatttgaacactTTTATTCAAAGACAGAAAACAGCCGATGTAAAATTCCGGGAGTCCCATTTACTTACATGCAtgcacatttataattttgcatCATGTTTGAGCTAATTACTTTTtcttgagactagatggcgttatgcgAAAGTTtttggtatattattattgaaataaaactacttttacggattttatcgcgatttaattttagattttagctcCCGAcatttcgacacctttgcaggtatcatggtcacgggcagtgTGGGACATGATACGTCGGTACACGAAACGGACGCGAAACGTCGGGAGCtacaatctaaaattaaactgcgataaaatcggtaaaagtagtttcatttcaatgtctaacattcgcgtaaacctaagaaactactatgtatattattatggaaTATATTGTGTTGTTGGAAATACAGGAGTTAATTAATATGCTATGTGTCGTGTGCAGCGGGCGTGGGctgcagcggcggcggcgcgggctgcCGGCGGCGCAAGTACGCGTGGTGGTGCGTGGGCtgcggcgcgctggcggcggcgctgggCGGGCTGCTGGCGGCGCAGCACATCCTGCTGCGCGCCTACACCGCCTCGCCGCAGCACCTCGAGACCGTGCCCGCCGCCGTGCCCGCCGCCATGGTCAGGACACTACACATATACACCTTTGTGATCCTCCcgctgctgggcataggcctctccttCTCGTGCTGATTTCTACGGTcctgctagcctcatccagactcgacccgagacctttgcTAGGTCGTGTAGAAGTTAACTAAGATTCAATTATTGCaaattgcagtttgaatgcCGTTGGTTTTACTGCAAATCAAACGTGCAGGgctttgcagttctattgcagtcgtgtcaactgcactGAAACGGTAATTTCCGCGGGTTCGACACCCGCAtaagacaagcgtttttgtgattCACAAAGTGTTGTCCTCAGTAtttgtgacttgagtgtttgtgaacACGCGACACAAATATTGAATGCCTTAGTGCGGTAGTtatcaaaaaaaggaaaagaattTAGACTatgaaaaaagataaataacatTCTAATCAAAAAGCCAGGCACATCAAAATAATGAGAACAAACAACGACTTCGATTTTCATTTCAcaagaaaattacaaattaataacagtttctttttaacaaTCACACAATCTGTTGTGCTCAAAAGCAATTCCCGTGGATAATTCGCTTATGGCAACCAATGGTAATGAGCTGCGATTTCTATCTACAGTCgatctaattaaaaaattgcTTTATCTAAACGTTTTTACTTATTTCAGTTGGTCCTGACCGGCGTGTGCATCATGAGCCTGGCGCGGCGCCGCAACCGGTACAGCTATATGGTAAGAAAAGTATGTCTCCCATCTCACTCATTATGTCTGACAGCATGCCTTAAATACTCCGTTTGTAAGATTTTGTGTAAGATAAATACGTGGAAAAGTTTGGGTTGTTACTGGCTTTAATTTACACCGAGAATGTTTTCAAGTTGGTGTCAAAATTTTGactaaaaattatgaaacacAAAAACCCAATAATGTTGTAAAGGTGAATATTAGTAAATGTGATGTGGCAGttccatttaaatgaaatttgatgCACTGGCAAACCAATAGAGCTACCTGACACCGTGGAATAacacctaaacttattataaaccATGAGTAGTAAATTTATATCATGAacacaagctgttgcccgcgacttcgtccgcgtggttagaagatataagttatgatttatacctgccctgttttttccacattttcaattgtatcttcgctcctattagtcgcagcgtgatggtttatagcctaaaaccttcctcgatgaatgatctattgaacacaaaaagaatttttcaatttgaaccagtatctagtgcctgagattagcgcgtgcaaacaaacaaacaaactcttcagctttatatattagtatagattattcacTGCAACTTAATTCTAATGGCAACAACTTGAATCACAATACCCACAGCCACATTTCATCCTATACTCCTCTCTAACCAGTCCCTCCCCCCCTCAGATCAAGGTGGTGGGAGCGTGTTGCCTGGTGTGCGCGCTCACCTGCGTGCTCGTCACCATCACCACCACCGTCATACACATGAACAAGTGAgtcacatacatacaaacacaacAAGTTTTACTCGCATAAGATTTGGTGGAATTCTGAGAGGTTGAAAATTGTAGGTTTTGGTAATTCTTGGTAAagcatacttattttaaaatctcatttattttttccattccTTCCATCTTATTCATTCAGTTGATTGTAAATTAAAGTAGGTTATCTTGTTATATAATTAAGtaagttttctttgttattaCATAGCtaccattaaaacaaaaaaataataaatagttgatAACATATTCTCAAGTGAACCTCTGTGACATCAATTTTTGAGAACAAATAACACCCTCAGATCTTTAGATGTTTCTCTTCACTCACATCTGTACCAAATGATGTATCGTCAACCACTCCACATATTGGTATTGGCGCAGGTTGCAGACGCTCAAGTTCTGCGAGTACACGAAGTTGACGCGCACGTGCACGTGCTACTCCATGCCGCCCGACACGCCGCACAGCGCGCCCGACGACGAAGGTAATACACattgccgagtggttgaggtcaccacgccaagcctgacgtgttagttcgatccccgcgtaggacaagcatttgtgtgatccactaatgcttcttctgagtctttgtgcatgtgaattgtatgttagTGAAaacaccgcgacacaaggataaaattccatAATTTGGGACTTTTATTTAGTCAAAAAGAAAACACCTCTCTATTTATTGCATATTTCTTGAGCCCCGAAATCGTTTATGAGGCGGATTATGTACTTTATTTGGCGTACCTATTTTATGTCgttgtaatttgataaaataaattaacacgcAAATTGGTACATGCTCTTTGCCATAAATCTTGAGATTAACCATTACAGTAGTGATAGAGAATAAAGGATTTGATTTGTTCGCTCAGTTGAAAATTCGTTGATGAATTAACTTAAATCTAAAGATCAGTTTCGTAAAACGGGTTGAATAGAGTTTAAGGGGTGagtagaaaatagtgttttttgaGGGTTGAATGAaatttttcttacataaaaatgcttaaacacaattactttCTGAAATGCTTGAGAAATTTCGTATaacctttatattttgttttcttaaacgtccaaatttatcaaaaactcTGTTTTGATCCACCCCAAAAAAACTTCTGATCACCCCGTCTTACCGATCCTATGTATCATACCTATCtttcactattattattaactattgGTTGCCGTGATATTGACCTGGTTGGCCGGTTGCCCCGCGCAGGCGTCCGCTGCGTGTTCGAGGGCGTGTCGGAGTGCGGCGTGGTCCACGGCGCGCTGTACTGGTGCCTGCGCGGAGTGTTCGCGCTCTCCGTGTCCGCGGTACTCGTCTGCATCTTCAGCTGCATGCTGGCCTACCAGCTGCTCAGGTATGTACTAACATTAACAGTAACTTACAAACAATGCACAGCAAATATCGCACTGTCATTGTTCATTTTTAGTTATCAGTATTTAACATGAACTTTTTTCTGCAATTCTTGTTGCTTGCCTCCGATTTACACATGATCTGTGTAAGATAGTCCATATCAATAAATAGCATTGACTATGATTTTCATAAGCCAGTTGCGCGCGGCAACCATTGAAGATTTACGTTTTGTGGTTGACTAAATCACTATAGGTAATgggttaataaatatttgtccgCAAACAAAGAGTTAACTTTAAGCGGCTATCGGTAGCGGTCGTGGAAAGTGGAAGAACAAACGATCACTTTATAATTTTTGGAAAATGGATAAATAAAACACGAatagtaacattaaaataaatattttaataaattaacgaaTCAGCATAACATTGTTTAAATCATACATATTGATGCAACATAttttaaaccgacttcaaacttcagaaatgtttttattatttatttattttgaccaataattgtgaaaatatttcgtctattattttatgagtaatatttcaaaattattttacgaaaagAAATCATTCCAGtcaataaatatatagaaaataatctGCATTCTGCATTAAAGTCAGTTTTGTTGCAACACACAttcattacaattaaataaaacgtgtaaaacattgaagtaaaattatttagaacTTTTTCACAGTTTTTTTCATTATCTACTGATTGTACCATAACACGATGTCTTTGCATGTACTGACACATTGAAACATTTACAATCATTCATCAATATTTCACGATAGTTTCAGCTTCTAAACAGTTTAACTTCAATGTCTAACAATCACATTAATATCAGAAATcacaattaaaactataaaaaggaaaacaagaccacctaacaaaaaaaaaaatcgttttggagcattttaaatacctatattgAGTGCGCCCACCAAGAATGACTTTCCAAAGAGATTTTCTATAACGTCTTCATATTTCTGCATTCTAATGACGATGGCAAAGATACCATGACACTTGAGGCTAACCTTTCCTCTCACAGCTGTTGAACACAACACTCTCCTTTTCTGCGATGGTGGTTAAACAAAATACCCATTGAAGATTTGAAGTATATTCTTTTACTGTACCTTCGTGACGCTGACGGGCGGTTTCTCCATCTCACTGGCCATGGTCTGAAGAGTCTTGTTGATGGATGTCAGAGCTATCTGTTGGATGTGAACTCTGGAACAATGGTTTATAATGTATAATAGGCTGTGTTTAGTCAGGACTATGAAGCAAATGTGTTTGGGAAATTCGTAGTCTTGAGAATGAACTGTGGTTATACTCGCTtctttttagattaatttatacGATAATGAGGTTCTTTCCTAATGtatgatttaaaagaaaaataaacccCCTTTGGAATAACGTTTCCTTTTTGCCTTATACTTTGTCATTAACGAACAACTATCAGTACACagcaaactgtttttttttttatctagccccctgtgtcccactgctgggcaaagacctcccccaaatccttccacgattctctgatTAAATATTGAACATTATGTGGTACTATATACAAAGGCGGATTTAAAACATTACCTATTCTCCAGCATTTTAATTCCGTGTTTCAAATCCGTGACCACAGATTTAACTTTCACGTAATCCATGACATCCGGCACCTGGTACCGCAGCCGGACTTTCCGGATCTCGTTCAGCCTCTGCGCTAATATGTCTGCCTGGATCTGTATGAGATCTCTCTCTTTATCCAACTCTATAGTTTGGTTCTCTCTGTTCTTCGTAGTTTTCAATACTTTCGTCAGGTAGGAGTTCTGCTCCATCATGGCCTTCTTGTGTATGGCGAGGTTGAGGTTGGCGTCTCCCGTCATCTTCTTCAGCTCTCCCAGCTGACTCAGCTTCTGGTCTATCAGCTTCAAACACTCGGAGTTCTCTATCTTCAGCTTGTCAAAGTCTACCGCCCTCAGGCTCTCGCTCAGCTCCGCCTTCACCTTGATCTGGCCTTTCAGCTTACTGTACTGTGTGTTCAGAGTGCTCGTTCTAAGTCGTAACTTGCCTATCTGACTGTCAGACAGTTTCATCCACTCTGTTAAGAACCTGATCCATATTTCCGCGGGGATCCTCTGCGCTATCTTATCCCAGCCAGCGACTATGACTTCCTGTTCAAACAGTTTTGTCGCTTTCTCTATATCCGTCACTCTGTTCCCTATCTCCTCGAGTTGTGCCTTCAGTAGCGCATGCTGGCTCCCGGCCCTTTTGCGAGACTTTTCAAGATTCTTCATCAGCACTTCCATTTCGGTAGACACTAATTCAGATCGCTCTAATATGTTGATTCTGGGTCCGAAGCCAAAGGCTGTGGTTCCTCCTATCTTGGCGGATGAGTCGACTCGTCGTGTGGAGGCTCTAGAGGGGCTGGCCATCATTTTGGAGGGGCTCATGAGTAGAGATTCAATGAAGCCGAATTTGGAGGCCTGAGACTTGACGAAGCTGCCGATGTTGAGCGAGGAGGAAGAGTTCATCCGCGTCGCGTACTCCAGCGCCTGGTACACGCCGTGCATGAGCGCGGGCTCTAGCCTCATGATAGTGTTTTCTAGGATCTCGTTTTCTAGCTTGAGAAGGTCGACTTGCGCTTTTAGGTCGTCGACGAGCGCCACGAGTTCCTCGTCGGTGAGTCCGTCTAGTTCAGGTCCGTAGTGGCTGAAGGAGCGCGAGGTCTGGCTCTGGCTGACGTTGCTGCTGCGGTGGCCCTGTGTGGCCTGCGGCTGCTGGCTCTGCAGGCTCGGCTGTTGGCTGTGGCCGGTACTCGACATGATCACACGACAAAATACACTGGAATAAAACTGTTCTTAGTATGTGATCATGTGTGGTTGCTAGGCAACGGTTGCTATGGCGACTGGCCTTCGACGAAGGTTTATAGCGTGCCGAGAATAGTGGAAGTTTGGATGTTTCGTGTTAAGTGTGTCTTGTTGTTTCGCGGTTATCGGGTGTTGGTTATGGCTTTCGTGTCGTGACGGGTTTTAATGCGAGAACTTTGATGGGTATCCAAAGGTTAACTGTGTTTTTATgctttatttgtatagaaatgGGATTTATTATACTGTTGTTATGATTGTGTTGAAAATAGCTCGTACAGACACCATCACGTGTTTTTTTGCTTTCCGGCATTTTGACAAGGTTATTATGTGCGACCATAAATTCAAATAGACAACCTAAACTTAATTTTCATTATcagttttcaaaattcaatctttaactttaatctatttttgaaGTGTCTCCGGTTATCAGGGTTAAAAAGGAGGTGTGTAAAATATCCTATCATTAATTCTCGTGTAATATATGAATCTCTTTAATGGATCAACCATTTTCTACGATGTTTTAGTCAAGGGTGTTCTCTGCAAAGGTTGAAACAAAATTTCTCAACGATATCCGTTGCCTTTGAATGGGggattacatattttttgactAGTCCCTAAATATAGGTACTAAATTAAAGCTGTTGACTAGTAGaaggacaaaaaaaaactacgaaaaattACAAATCTACGTATCTTGGGAGgtcgtttaattttaaattgaatattttaaacaattatgtttGTGAGTAATTACGTATGTTTGTAGTCACGAGCGTAAGAAGATGTACTGGGAGCAGCTGGAGCTGCGCTGCCGCTCGCTGTACCGCGCCGCGCCCGGACAGCCGCCCGgcgccgcgcgccccgcgcaGGTACATACTCAGATACACATATTCACACTGTCATCCAACAACGAAATATCCTAATccaaaaattaacaatataaatttacattattaacaGACTGTAAGCTTATAAAcataaagtaatgttattacaCTCACTACATGCCCAATTAGTTCTTGTATAAATGTTTAAGTTGTTAACACGTGGATAACACTGTTACCTACTAAGATTTACTCGTTATGAAACTCTTGTGTCACTGTTTgttttcccaaataaataaataaataataattactcaatactttattgcttccataatgtagttacaggtgaTAATTGTAGGTACAatgaacaattatggacccctCAGGGCACAGCATTATGCTAGGAGAGAGGAAGTGctctgttttatactttatctgacaacctccgtggtcgagtagcgtacgcaccggtttcaaggtgtcgctagctctgaggtcccgggttcgatataaaattttacatttctacattgtctcgggtctgggtgtttgtggtaccttcgttgtatgatgaatgaattccataacacaagtgctctagcaacttactttgggttcagaacaatgtatgtgatgttgtccacatttatttaattatgaattaattatctCGCTACACACTATCTCCCGCCCTATAGAATATATTACTAGCCGTTGCTCGCTTTCCGCCCtctaaaaattgaaaatgataccaagggaacataaaatcgggataaaaactatgtgtTTATCCTGGTTATagtggttataaactacctgggTACCAAGTTTCGACTAAATCCATTAAGTGGCGTTTCCATTAAGGCACGAACATACAaagttgataataataattgtgctCTTTGTCAAACCAATGAATTATATACTAAAGAGTGTTCCACCTGTACACCTTCATGAATTGTGCGTGATTAATTGCTATTGTATGATATTATAACACTGTAAGTGTGTACTTGCAGAGTAACTGCAGTTGTTGCGCGCAGTGCCACCCGGGCCCGCCCGCCTGGGACATCAGTCTGCAGCATCGCTTCTGGGCGCCAGGTAAATACACATTATAGGGGAAAAAACTTTGAATAGGatctatttattataagatatCTTTGgaaaggattaaaaaataaatagatggCGTGGACTTTGCCTCGTAGCTGCAGTGGGATACAGGCtggttaaacaaaaaacaactttaatatgGCTTTAAAcatgttcataattattttacttgttacaAATACTAGCTATTGCATATGCTTGTCGATTATAACTGTAAAGAGTAACATTATTTCGAGAATTTGATGAACTAACAACTTTGAAGAGTGGTGCTATTTTGAAGCCTGCTAATGTGAGCTGTGTTTGTGTCAGGTCGCATCGGTAACCTGTACTCGCCCAACCCTGGCGCCGGCCGCAAGACCTCCGCCTGGAGCTGGTTCCCCTGGCCAAGGACCAATAGCCAGAAGTGAGTGCGcactatattatatatatatcaaAACCATCCCTCAGAGAGCCTGAGAGTGTTTCCAACAGAATGCCTCGGTCTTTTCTCTTTACGCCTCATTACCCCTTACCCCATCACCCCGTTACCCTTACCCCATTACCCCTAATCCCATTACCCCTTACCCCATTACCCCTTACCCCTTACCCCTTACCCCTTACCCCATTACCTATAGCGTTCATTCTCACCATATCCTTCATACACTGACCGCGGGCTTCCGCTTGGCTAGCACCGGTgggtcactttctcgtgttatgtggaggccgacgtgtaaagagtgTTGGCCTCGCCTCATACTGGATCCACATTCGTAGCACACAATGTGTCCATAGCCCACACATATCTGACTTATCTCCCTATAGTTCTGGCTGCCGCATGGGCGGCGCGTCCGGCGACAGCGCGTACGGGTTCTGCGAGCCCGAGCCCGCGCCGCACGCCTACGACGACAGATACCCGCACGCGCAACACGCGCAACATGCGCAACATGCGCAACACGCGCAACAACAGCTGCAACATGCGCAGCATATGCAGGCCCAGCAGAGCGGCTTCCAGAGAGTGCATCCTGATGGCTCGTTCGCTCACAGCTCTGGGTTCGGACAGGGACAGGGTTCGTTCTCACAAGGACATCCTAATTTTGCTCAGGtgtgttttatgtaattatttttaattttggatttagGTTGTCCATGTTGTGAAGTGTTTAAAAAGAAGAGGTAAAAAAgacgattttgttttaaaacttaactttttgcattttaatacaAGAGGGAcagaaaaaaaggaatttatgtcatcctatttttttttatgatttatgtttctTGCATGATGATGCCATTTTCTGTCTTTTCTTAATTCGATGTTATCAGTATCGTCATGAAATAatcatacttttttttattagttatttaatcAATATGTCCAATTTTGCCTGTATGTAACCTTTATGTATTGCTGCAGCCGCCGGGCGGGTTCCCGGAGGGCGGCAGCTTCGACGCGGCCACGGGCGTGTGGGGCCCGCCGCCGCCCTACAGCCCGCATGGGCGGAATAACGCGCGGTGAGAACATACATCTAAAccctaatttattattagtttattaatagCGCAGATAGCAGAGTGATGATAACCACGCCATCTATTAATGTCTTAAGTTTTTATGTCCTGAGTttggtgtttttgtgcatgtgacttgaaagtttctGATCCAAACATAAATTTAGTAATGCTggtcgtctgtatttttttccttaatatGTAAACCCTGTAAAggaaaaagagaataaaaaaagaatatcgaTTGTTTGACGTGGTTCCGCAACACTTTAAACCGCAAAAAGGAACGTGTTTTTATCAATAGTAATTTAAACCATTCTTTTCCAGCAGTCACCACGTCCACCAGCCGGCGGACCCGGCGGCCGCCACGCTGCTGCAACATCCCCACCACCAACACTTACCCCACGCCTGCAGGCCATATCTACCCGACAACCGACTCAACCCCGAGATATCCCGACTAAACCCCGAGCTAGCCGAATTCGCGAGACTCAACCCTGAAATATCGCGGCTAAACCCAGAACTAGCTGAGTTTGCAAGACTCAACCCCGAAATATCTCGTCTAAACCCCGAGCTAGCTGAATTTGCACGACTCAACCCTGAACTCTCACGATTAAACCCCGAGTTATCGCGACTCAACCCCGAGTTAGGTCACATGAGTACGATGTACCCTGACGTAGAGATGTCTCACCTGACACCTGAGGCGAGGTTTAATACGTTGAGAGGTCATTTA
This DNA window, taken from Trichoplusia ni isolate ovarian cell line Hi5 unplaced genomic scaffold, tn1 tig00002199, whole genome shotgun sequence, encodes the following:
- the LOC113507488 gene encoding coiled-coil domain-containing protein 113-like → MSSTGHSQQPSLQSQQPQATQGHRSSNVSQSQTSRSFSHYGPELDGLTDEELVALVDDLKAQVDLLKLENEILENTIMRLEPALMHGVYQALEYATRMNSSSSLNIGSFVKSQASKFGFIESLLMSPSKMMASPSRASTRRVDSSAKIGGTTAFGFGPRINILERSELVSTEMEVLMKNLEKSRKRAGSQHALLKAQLEEIGNRVTDIEKATKLFEQEVIVAGWDKIAQRIPAEIWIRFLTEWMKLSDSQIGKLRLRTSTLNTQYSKLKGQIKVKAELSESLRAVDFDKLKIENSECLKLIDQKLSQLGELKKMTGDANLNLAIHKKAMMEQNSYLTKVLKTTKNRENQTIELDKERDLIQIQADILAQRLNEIRKVRLRYQVPDVMDYVKVKSVVTDLKHGIKMLENRVHIQQIALTSINKTLQTMASEMEKPPVSVTKVQ